The nucleotide sequence TGCTTTCTTTTGAAAAATAAGCTTCAATTGGACTGCTGTCTTTTTTAATCAGTCCGTACCTTGTCATGACTATATACAGAGAAAACAGCATCATGAAAGCCATGAAAACAAGGAAGTACGTGCCCAGATTGCTGTCGCCAAACGCGTGGACACTTGTCAGGACTCCGCTTCTGACAAGGAATGTCCCAAACAAAGTCAAGATGTAAGATAAGATGATCAAGCTTACGTTCCAGGTTTTCAGCATATTTTTTCGTTCCTGGATCATCACTGAATGAAGGAATGCCGATACGGTCAGCCATGGCAGGAACGAGGCATTTTCAACCGGGTCCCATGCCCAGTAACCGCCCCATCCTAGCTCAAGGTATGCCCACCAGCCACCGATCACATTGCCGAGCGTCAGGAACAGCCATGCAAGAAGCGTCCATCTCCTAGTTAATTTAATCCACTCTGAATCCATTCTCTTCAGGATCAGTGCCGCAATCCCGAACGCGAATGGAACGGCCAATCCAACATAGCCCATATAGAGCGTTACTGGATGGAGAATCATGCCCGGATTTTGCAGCATCGGGTTAAGCCCTTTTCCATCAGCCGGAATTTTATCGGTCATTTCAAAAGGATTTGCATTAAGTGCCATTACACTGAAAAAGAACAGGATGTTAACCATCAGAATGCTGGATACATATGGCATCATCCGGTTTTTCTTTTCTCTTGAAAAGACAACCATTGTCGCGTACAACGCTAAAAGGAAAGCCCATAATAGCAGGGATCCGGCGTTACCCGCCCAAAATGCTGTCAATTTATAAGCCATTGGCAGGCTTTCATTCGTATAGGAAGCCACATATTTAAATTGGAACTGGCTTGTTCCAAGAAGGTAGAGCAGCAAGAAGGAAGCAATACTTGCTACAAATGCAAGCGATATGACTGCACCTCTTGCGCTTTCCATCCATTTGCTGCTTTTCTTCTTAAGCCCGACGATATTGGCGATGATTCCATATAGTGAAATCACGATCCCAAGGTAGATTGAGATGTTCCCAATTAGATACATACAGATAACCACCCATCTGTTTTATTCCGGTTTATCATTTTTGTATATTTCCTTATGCATTTCGGTATCATAGTTCTCCATGTCTTCGCCTTCATATTTTGTCGGGCATTTTGTCTGTACTTTTTCTGCTTCGAACACTCCGTCTTTTTGGATAAAACCTTCCACCAAAACGATGACATCCTCAGAGAAATTGTCTGGCTTGATGCCTTTATGGAATATCTGCAGCGTTCCCTGGCCTTCCTCGTATAGCTCAAAACGGAGCTCCAGTTTATCAGCGTCCCATTTAACGGATTCCTTATTAAGGAGGCCCTGCGTCATAATATAATCGCCTTCATATTTCGAACCATTTTTGCTAAGATCGGCAATCGTGATTTCCTTGCTCCCGGCGCTTGGCATTGTCGAAAACATCATGATCACGAATGCCACTGCTGCAAGGCCCAATCCCATTACGATTTTTTTATTTTTAGACATCACTTTCTACCTCCCAGCTTTTTGATCAATTCGTTGTATTCAGCTTCTGTAATGGTTCCTTCCACCAACATTGCGCGGAGCTTTGATTTTTTGATTTCATTGTCGTTTGGTGCATCACTTTTTACCGGCTTTGCTTTCTTTTTCTTCATGATGAAAATCAATAGTACTGCTGCAAATAAGGTCAAACTGCCAACGACTGCAATGACTAGCCACAGAGGCATTTTTTCATCATTCTGTTTTACAGTGCCGGCCTTTTTCGCATCTCCAGCCATATCTTCCATGATTTCCGCGGTGGTCCTTGTTTCTGCACGCTTGTATTCCAGCGAGATGTTCTTCGCATCACCAGGCTTCATCCCCTGGCTTTGATATAGGAACATGTTCATGTTGTAGGAGTTTTTCTGGTGCTGCTCTGAAGCAGGCTCCAGTTTGAAGCTTTCTGTATTAAGCGGCTCAACAAAAATCAAGTTCAATAATCCGATTTCAGCGAAGTTTTTAAAATCGTAGTTCAACTTCTTGGTGCCGTCTTTTTCCTTGATGCTGTCGGTATAGTACTCAATCACAAACTTGTAGATCTCCTGCGGCTGGATTTCCTCGCTCGTTTCCCAGGAAATTGTTCCGCTTTCCTTATCAAATTCATATTGAATTTCATTCATTTCAGTCAGATCGCGGGAATAATCAGCGACAAAACCAATCCTGAAATTCTTCTCATCCATTGGCAGCGGAATGACTACCTGGCCTCTTTGCGCTTCTTCGGCATTGTTCTTTAAGGCCCCATGATAGCCGACCAAGAGAGGCGGATTCTTTTTCTTATCTTTCGGGTGGTACGAATATTCCGGCATCACCTGGATCGTTAGCTCCTCCATATTCAGGACATTGGATTTTGTTTCAGCACTACCCTTACCGGGCAGCTGGAATACGAATAATAAAATAATGGCCAATATTAACTTCATAACTTTCATTCGATGAACTCCTTTCTATATGTGACAAATTCGTGAATGTTTTCACAAGACAACTTGAATTGAAAAAACATTTTATATTCTCTAAGGGTTTTTCAAAATGAAATTTAATTTTTCCTCCTGACCTTTTTTGGTCTACCTTATTTAAACCATTTCTAAAAGCCCCCATTCTGTGATATAAATCACGGAATTTTCGTCAGTTTTATCCGATTTGTGAACGGGGGGTATTTGTTGATAAATAAGTCTGTTGATTTTCGTTCCAGGCGCTTCGCTTTCCACGGGTGGCCCGGGGAGCCTCCTCGTCGTTTCAATCCTTCGCGGTCTCCCCTGCCCCATGCTCCCGTAAGAGTCTTCGCGCCTTCCACTACAATCAACAGGAGGTAAAAACACTATTGAGCTTTTTCCAAACCAATAAAAAAACCTCACTTCCCTAATGGAAGTGAGGGTGTTACAAATTTATGAAGATTGCTCTGGTTCAGGATGGAATTTTGATTTTACCGGCTGCCCACCACTCTGTTCATATTTTTTCTTTGCTTCTTTTACCGGATCATGATCCATTCCAAGCTCAAGATCCTGGTTATTGGTGCCGTTCCTTGTTTTTTGTTCAGGATTATTCTGCTTTGAGCGCTTCTTCAAGATGTTTTTCCCCTCCTGTTTAGTGATCAAGCAAAATCATATTGTTCTGGACTTGCTGGAGCTGAAGTCTCATCCGGTGCAGCTGTTCGCGCTGCTGGGAATTTGCACTGAATGCGAGCTTGGCCAAATCATTGTATGCGTCCTCAATTGCCTGCAGTGCATTGGTAAAATCGCCGTCATTAAAATGTTGCTGTGTGGCGGCATTCTTGTATTGATCCTGGGCAAGATTGATTGCATCCTCACATTGCTGAAGTAACTGGTCAACCGATTGACGTGTTGCCAATAATAGCCCCTCCTTTACATGATGCTGAAGCAAAGTCTGCTTCTTCTTTATTTTGTTCACAATACATTTTCCTATCACGATTTTGACAATGTTTAATGATGCCAATTATGTTGGTACACTTTGTAATCTTTTTGCAATTGGATTCACGTTCTCTAAATGGTACAATTTTTATTATTCATTTCTTTGACAGACAGGTTATAGGAGGTTTCTGGCATGATTCAGACCAACCCTTTTCATTACGCAACAGACGATAAAAGATACCATACTTGGAATTACCATCTGCGCAGCCATTTTGGTCATAAGGTTTTCAAAGTGGCGCTTGATGGAGGATTCGATTGCCCAAATCGCGATGGCACAGTAGCGCACGGAGGCTGCACATTTTGCAGTGCTGCTGGTTCAGGTGATTTCGCAGGTGATAGAGTAGAGGATCTCGGCACACAGTTCACAAAGATCAAAGAAAAAATGCATACTAAATGGAAAGATGGCAAGTACATGGCCTATTTCCAGGCTTTCACCAATACACACGCCCCAGTCGAGGTGCTGCGAGAGAAGTACGAAACCGTATTGAACGAAGATGGGGTCGTCGGGCTTTCAATTGCTACGAGACCGGATTGCCTGCCTGATGATGTCGTGGAATATTTGGCTGAGCTGAACGAGCGAACGTATTTATGGGTAGAACTTGGACTTCAGACGGTCCATGAAAAAACAGCCAATTTAATCAACCGGGCCCATGATTATGAAACGTACAAAGAAGGTGTGGACAAGCTCCGAAAGCATGGCATCAGGGTTTGCTCCCATATCATTAACGGACTGCCGATGGAAACTCCTGAAATGATGATGGAAACGGCAGGTGAAGTCGCGAAACTTGATGTTCAAGGTATCAAGATCCATCTTCTTCATCTGTTGAAGGGCACTCCGATGGTCAAGCAGTATG is from Mesobacillus boroniphilus and encodes:
- a CDS encoding heme lyase CcmF/NrfE family subunit; protein product: MYLIGNISIYLGIVISLYGIIANIVGLKKKSSKWMESARGAVISLAFVASIASFLLLYLLGTSQFQFKYVASYTNESLPMAYKLTAFWAGNAGSLLLWAFLLALYATMVVFSREKKNRMMPYVSSILMVNILFFFSVMALNANPFEMTDKIPADGKGLNPMLQNPGMILHPVTLYMGYVGLAVPFAFGIAALILKRMDSEWIKLTRRWTLLAWLFLTLGNVIGGWWAYLELGWGGYWAWDPVENASFLPWLTVSAFLHSVMIQERKNMLKTWNVSLIILSYILTLFGTFLVRSGVLTSVHAFGDSNLGTYFLVFMAFMMLFSLYIVMTRYGLIKKDSSPIEAYFSKESSFLLNNLILVAAAFAVFWGTMYPLISETFTGTKVNVGAPYFNKVMAPILLVLIVLMGICPLIAWQKAVFEKFMKNMLWPLAMGVATAILLFAFGVKGIYAIIGLSATSFMFGTHLLEFARGISARRKATKENILKAAFKLTVKNQRRYGGYIVHIGIAVIAVGVISSHTYSTEVLKTVDAGGSIKTGDYVLKFNELTEHTKNGNGVVVADIDVTYKGKDIGKIKPEKIFYETWPEPSTEVAIKTNWSQDLYVVLSSWENKDKVTFMVKVNPFVSWIWVGGIIMVIGTAFALIGGRPTTFRYQINKGISRVGGLKK
- a CDS encoding cytochrome c maturation protein CcmE, with translation MSKNKKIVMGLGLAAVAFVIMMFSTMPSAGSKEITIADLSKNGSKYEGDYIMTQGLLNKESVKWDADKLELRFELYEEGQGTLQIFHKGIKPDNFSEDVIVLVEGFIQKDGVFEAEKVQTKCPTKYEGEDMENYDTEMHKEIYKNDKPE
- a CDS encoding glycogen biosynthesis protein GlgD codes for the protein MKKRSKQNNPEQKTRNGTNNQDLELGMDHDPVKEAKKKYEQSGGQPVKSKFHPEPEQSS
- a CDS encoding YtzC family protein, which gives rise to MATRQSVDQLLQQCEDAINLAQDQYKNAATQQHFNDGDFTNALQAIEDAYNDLAKLAFSANSQQREQLHRMRLQLQQVQNNMILLDH
- a CDS encoding TIGR01212 family radical SAM protein (This family includes YhcC from E. coli K-12, an uncharacterized radical SAM protein.), whose product is MIQTNPFHYATDDKRYHTWNYHLRSHFGHKVFKVALDGGFDCPNRDGTVAHGGCTFCSAAGSGDFAGDRVEDLGTQFTKIKEKMHTKWKDGKYMAYFQAFTNTHAPVEVLREKYETVLNEDGVVGLSIATRPDCLPDDVVEYLAELNERTYLWVELGLQTVHEKTANLINRAHDYETYKEGVDKLRKHGIRVCSHIINGLPMETPEMMMETAGEVAKLDVQGIKIHLLHLLKGTPMVKQYEKGLLEFLSFEDYVKLVCDQLEILPPEMIIHRITGDGPIELMVGPMWSVNKWEVLNSIDKELKRRNSWQGKFYTGNKAVIENEA